Proteins encoded by one window of Marinobacter bohaiensis:
- the rpmA gene encoding 50S ribosomal protein L27, which translates to MAHKKAAGSTRNGRDSESKRLGVKSFGGQSVSAGSIIVRQRGTRFHAGVNVGLGRDHTLFAKADGVVKFETKGPENRKFVSIVPAQ; encoded by the coding sequence ATGGCTCATAAAAAGGCAGCAGGTAGTACCCGTAACGGTCGCGATTCCGAGTCGAAACGACTTGGGGTCAAGAGCTTCGGTGGTCAGTCCGTCAGTGCCGGCAGCATCATCGTGCGTCAGCGTGGCACCCGTTTCCACGCTGGTGTCAACGTCGGCCTGGGTCGCGACCACACGCTGTTCGCCAAGGCGGACGGTGTTGTTAAGTTCGAGACCAAAGGTCCGGAAAACCGCAAGTTCGTGAGCATCGTTCCAGCCCAGTAA
- the rplU gene encoding 50S ribosomal protein L21, translated as MYAVIVSGGKQHRVAEGDVLKLEKIEVETGSNVEFDRVLLVADGDSVKVGEPVVDGATVSAEVVRHGRGDKVNIIKFRRRKHSMKRQGHRQWFTEVKITGIKG; from the coding sequence ATGTACGCAGTTATTGTCAGCGGTGGTAAGCAGCACCGCGTCGCTGAAGGCGATGTCCTGAAGCTGGAAAAGATCGAAGTTGAAACCGGAAGCAACGTCGAATTCGACCGCGTCCTTCTGGTTGCCGATGGCGACAGTGTCAAAGTGGGTGAGCCGGTGGTTGACGGTGCAACCGTCAGCGCGGAAGTGGTTCGTCACGGCCGCGGCGACAAGGTGAACATCATCAAGTTCCGTCGTCGCAAGCACAGCATGAAGCGTCAGGGCCACCGCCAGTGGTTCACTGAGGTCAAGATCACGGGTATCAAGGGCTGA
- the ispB gene encoding octaprenyl diphosphate synthase, translating to MTAQRIYDTVADDFSRVNDLIRHRLSSDVPLVEKIAQYIVESGGKRLRPLLVLLSARALGYGQDNHLKLAAVIEFLHTATLLHDDVVDTSDLRRGKATANARWGNAPSVLVGDYLYARAFQMMVELDSMRIMDILSNATAVIAEGEVLQLMNTRNPDVSESHYMTVIHNKTAMLFEAASHTGALLAGATEEQEENLKAYGKHLGMAFQLVDDVLDYRGDAAEMGKNVGDDLAEGKPTLPLIHAMANAPEADAQLIRQAIRKGGLDDLSRIIEIVETSGALDYTVRKAHDEAAQARACAESLPASDHRDALILLTEVAVARTA from the coding sequence ATGACAGCGCAGCGTATCTACGACACCGTCGCGGACGACTTTTCCCGCGTCAACGACCTCATCAGGCACCGCCTTTCCTCGGATGTTCCCCTTGTCGAAAAGATTGCCCAGTACATCGTGGAGAGTGGCGGCAAGCGGTTGCGCCCGCTGCTGGTCCTGCTTTCCGCCAGGGCCCTGGGCTACGGCCAGGACAACCACCTGAAGCTGGCCGCGGTTATCGAATTCCTGCACACGGCGACGTTGCTGCACGACGACGTGGTGGACACGTCCGACCTGCGTCGCGGCAAGGCGACGGCCAACGCCCGCTGGGGCAACGCACCCAGCGTGCTGGTGGGCGACTACCTCTACGCCCGCGCCTTCCAGATGATGGTCGAGCTCGACAGCATGCGCATCATGGACATCCTGTCCAACGCCACGGCGGTGATTGCCGAGGGCGAAGTCCTGCAGTTGATGAACACCCGCAATCCGGACGTCTCGGAAAGTCACTACATGACGGTCATCCACAACAAGACCGCCATGCTGTTCGAGGCCGCCTCCCATACCGGCGCCCTGCTGGCCGGCGCCACGGAGGAACAGGAAGAGAACCTGAAAGCCTACGGCAAGCACCTGGGCATGGCGTTCCAACTGGTGGACGACGTGCTCGACTACCGGGGCGACGCCGCCGAAATGGGCAAGAACGTCGGTGACGACCTGGCCGAGGGAAAACCCACCCTGCCGCTGATCCATGCCATGGCCAATGCGCCGGAAGCCGACGCGCAGCTGATCCGCCAGGCGATTCGCAAGGGTGGCCTGGACGATCTGTCGCGCATTATCGAGATCGTCGAGACCTCCGGCGCGCTGGACTACACCGTTCGGAAAGCCCACGACGAAGCGGCACAGGCCCGCGCCTGCGCCGAGTCGCTGCCCGCGTCGGACCACCGCGACGCGCTGATCCTGCTGACGGAAGTGGCGGTCGCACGCACCGCCTGA
- a CDS encoding glutathione S-transferase family protein — protein MGLLIDGQWHDQWYDTSKTGGKFERESARFRNWVTADGEPGPTGEGGFPAESGRYHLYVSMACPWAHRTLVFRALKGLGRHISVSVVHPHMLDNGWEFRPDSSDHRDDINGKRFMHEVYTQVAPDYTGRVTVPVLWDKHRQTIVSNESAEIIRMFNRAFDGLDGVRSDLDFYPAGLQGEIEAVNERVYHTVNNGVYKAGFATSQAAYEKAFGELFDSLDWLDERLASSRFLAGNRLTEADWRLFTTLVRFDAVYFAHFKCNRQTLASFPHLAGYLRDLYQVPGIAGTVDIEQIKQHYYVSQRTVNPTQIVPVGPRLNFELPHGREALGEMPAF, from the coding sequence ATGGGATTGCTGATTGACGGCCAATGGCACGACCAGTGGTACGACACGTCGAAAACCGGCGGCAAGTTCGAGCGGGAAAGTGCGCGATTTCGCAACTGGGTGACGGCCGATGGCGAGCCGGGGCCCACGGGTGAGGGCGGCTTTCCGGCGGAGTCGGGTCGCTACCACCTGTATGTCTCCATGGCGTGTCCCTGGGCGCATCGCACACTGGTATTCCGCGCCCTGAAAGGATTGGGGCGCCATATCTCAGTCAGCGTGGTGCATCCTCACATGCTGGACAATGGCTGGGAGTTCCGGCCCGACTCCAGCGACCATCGGGATGACATCAACGGAAAGCGGTTTATGCACGAGGTATACACGCAAGTAGCGCCGGACTACACCGGCCGCGTGACCGTGCCTGTGCTCTGGGACAAGCATCGCCAGACGATCGTCAGTAACGAATCGGCCGAGATCATCCGCATGTTCAATCGCGCTTTCGATGGTCTCGATGGCGTACGATCGGACCTGGATTTTTATCCTGCCGGCTTGCAGGGCGAGATCGAAGCCGTCAATGAGCGGGTCTACCACACCGTGAACAATGGCGTTTACAAGGCGGGCTTCGCCACGTCCCAGGCCGCCTACGAGAAAGCCTTCGGGGAGCTGTTCGATTCACTGGACTGGCTGGACGAGCGGCTGGCGTCATCGCGTTTCCTGGCGGGTAATCGGTTGACGGAAGCCGACTGGCGCCTGTTCACCACGCTGGTTCGTTTCGACGCGGTTTACTTCGCTCACTTCAAGTGTAACCGCCAGACCCTGGCGAGCTTCCCCCACCTGGCCGGCTACCTGCGGGACCTGTACCAGGTGCCGGGGATCGCCGGGACGGTGGACATCGAGCAGATCAAGCAGCATTACTACGTCAGTCAGCGGACCGTGAACCCGACCCAGATCGTGCCCGTCGGCCCGCGGTTGAACTTCGAGTTGCCCCACGGTCGTGAGGCATTGGGAGAGATGCCGGCGTTCTGA
- a CDS encoding LysR family transcriptional regulator — MHNAITIDALKVLDAIERKGSFAGAASELFRVPSAISYTVQKLEDDLGIDIFDRTGHRARLTPAGRYLLDEGRALLDATDALAHATKQVAQGWETRIKIAVNSLLPMEALYPAIREFQALGVPVEIQLVEEVFTGAWDALQCRRVDLVFGADAMSRPAGQFMTRILGQIPFRYAVAPDHPLTRHQGPINEEVVSAYPAVVAADSARHLQPGTTGIFSRQRTITVSNIAQKISAQKAGLGVGWLPEPLIRESLASGELVELNVEAVRQPAVIHLARHQDNQNGELRCQGNALKWFWDKLSEPHQFSRWIDPHTQ; from the coding sequence ATGCATAACGCCATCACCATTGATGCCCTCAAAGTCCTGGACGCCATCGAGCGGAAGGGCAGTTTTGCCGGCGCGGCCAGCGAGTTGTTTCGCGTGCCCTCGGCCATCAGCTACACCGTGCAGAAACTGGAAGACGATCTGGGCATCGATATTTTTGACCGGACCGGTCATCGCGCCAGGCTCACCCCCGCCGGGCGCTACCTGCTGGATGAGGGGCGCGCCCTGCTGGACGCCACCGATGCCCTGGCCCACGCCACCAAGCAGGTGGCACAGGGCTGGGAAACGCGGATCAAGATCGCCGTCAACAGCCTGCTGCCCATGGAAGCACTGTACCCCGCCATTCGCGAGTTCCAGGCGCTGGGCGTGCCGGTGGAGATCCAACTGGTCGAGGAGGTGTTCACCGGAGCCTGGGATGCGCTGCAGTGTCGCCGAGTGGACCTGGTCTTCGGCGCCGACGCCATGAGCCGTCCTGCCGGCCAGTTCATGACCCGAATCCTCGGGCAGATTCCGTTTCGTTATGCCGTGGCGCCGGACCATCCGCTCACCCGCCACCAGGGCCCGATCAACGAGGAGGTGGTATCGGCCTACCCGGCGGTGGTCGCCGCCGACTCGGCACGCCACCTGCAACCGGGCACGACCGGCATTTTTTCGCGCCAGCGCACCATTACCGTCAGCAACATCGCGCAAAAGATCAGTGCGCAGAAGGCCGGACTGGGAGTAGGCTGGCTACCCGAGCCACTGATCAGAGAATCGCTCGCCAGCGGTGAACTGGTGGAGCTGAATGTGGAGGCCGTGCGCCAGCCAGCCGTCATTCACCTGGCCCGGCATCAGGACAACCAGAACGGCGAACTCAGGTGCCAGGGCAACGCCCTGAAATGGTTCTGGGACAAACTCTCGGAACCGCACCAGTTCAGCCGCTGGATCGATCCACACACCCAATAG
- a CDS encoding WS/DGAT/MGAT family O-acyltransferase produces MRQLSELDASFLYLESDTAPMHIGGIYIFDGQSCDQPLTFSRFVSYLRSRLHLVPFFREKLKQVPLRLGAPYWVDDANFSIERHLAYVKMGARNDQDSLLALASRIMQEPLKRDRPLWHITFVDGLAATDAETGSESASGFALIVRLHHAAIDAFSGEEIMGKLLEYSATPEPIRPPQPWYPKAAPSERRALLQVGSNLARKPFRIASLAAHAAEAATRGVIQRQLSKLPLPLPLFSAPHSPFNRQITANRQVLGKTLSLSRLKGVKTSIGDVTLNDVVLGLCAEVLRRYIAEHDGDLKRPLVAMTPVSVRSKSLRSPTGNQMSAMLLNLATDIPCPASRIRRIHWNAVASEPYQEAIAADRLTELVPSTMLALSARLYGELQLAQRYRPVFNVPITNVPGPQVPMYLQGAKLAHQYNLAPLFDSMGLVIVAVSYEGQLTLNFTLCPDVVPDGERLVDLVEESLQAIEEAAESMPADQPPDLPGEGHGSTLLDDTLNLIESTLQKSIKRLRG; encoded by the coding sequence ATGCGGCAGTTGTCCGAATTGGATGCGTCCTTTCTCTACCTGGAATCCGATACCGCGCCCATGCACATCGGAGGGATCTATATTTTCGACGGTCAATCCTGTGACCAGCCGCTGACGTTCAGCCGATTCGTATCTTACCTGCGCAGCCGGCTACACCTGGTGCCTTTCTTCCGTGAGAAGCTGAAGCAGGTACCACTCAGGCTCGGCGCCCCCTACTGGGTCGACGACGCCAACTTCTCCATCGAACGCCACCTGGCCTACGTCAAGATGGGCGCCCGCAACGACCAGGACAGCCTGCTGGCACTGGCCTCGCGCATCATGCAGGAGCCGCTCAAACGCGACCGCCCGCTGTGGCACATCACCTTCGTCGATGGGCTGGCTGCGACCGATGCGGAAACCGGCAGCGAATCCGCCAGCGGCTTTGCCCTGATCGTGCGCCTGCACCATGCGGCGATCGATGCCTTCAGCGGCGAGGAAATCATGGGCAAGCTGCTTGAGTACAGCGCCACCCCGGAGCCCATACGTCCACCCCAGCCCTGGTACCCGAAAGCGGCCCCCAGCGAACGGCGCGCCCTGCTGCAGGTGGGAAGCAACCTGGCCCGAAAGCCATTCCGGATCGCCTCGCTGGCCGCCCACGCGGCGGAAGCCGCCACCCGCGGCGTCATCCAGCGCCAACTGAGCAAACTGCCCCTGCCACTCCCGCTGTTCTCGGCCCCCCATTCGCCGTTCAACCGCCAGATCACCGCCAACCGCCAGGTACTGGGAAAAACGCTGTCTCTGTCGCGGCTCAAGGGCGTCAAGACCAGCATCGGGGATGTCACTCTCAACGACGTGGTACTGGGCCTCTGCGCGGAAGTCCTGCGCCGCTACATAGCGGAGCACGACGGTGACCTCAAACGCCCGCTGGTGGCGATGACCCCGGTGTCGGTGCGTTCGAAAAGCCTGCGCAGCCCCACCGGCAACCAGATGTCGGCGATGCTGCTGAACCTGGCCACCGACATTCCGTGCCCGGCCTCAAGGATACGCCGCATCCACTGGAACGCAGTGGCGTCCGAACCCTACCAGGAAGCCATCGCCGCCGATCGCCTGACGGAACTCGTGCCATCCACCATGCTGGCCCTGTCGGCCCGCCTGTACGGCGAGCTGCAACTGGCGCAGCGCTACCGTCCGGTGTTCAACGTGCCGATCACCAACGTACCCGGTCCCCAGGTGCCGATGTATCTGCAGGGCGCCAAGCTGGCGCACCAGTACAACCTGGCGCCGCTGTTCGACAGCATGGGACTGGTGATCGTCGCGGTCAGCTACGAAGGTCAGCTCACCCTGAATTTCACCCTGTGTCCCGATGTGGTCCCCGACGGCGAACGCCTGGTCGACCTGGTGGAGGAGAGTCTGCAGGCGATCGAGGAAGCCGCGGAGTCCATGCCAGCCGATCAACCACCGGACCTGCCCGGCGAGGGACACGGTTCGACGCTGCTGGACGACACCCTCAACCTGATCGAAAGCACGCTGCAGAAATCGATCAAACGGCTGCGAGGATGA
- a CDS encoding DUF2057 family protein, producing MAGCSSSSLRSIQTWDGPSAQAGQVAILEKPESIKILSVNGREVNSYLMDDIELRYELLPGQNTVAFTYKTVWANQKSSQDEGSKVNVIETDPLQVVINAQAGRTYQFVVPKASSQREAERMAQNMQIRVVDEQNRQVAVSGDYVAPKPQLPQLPQAPASNTAQTVAPAATAGAAVGAAAASSSGSAPAVPSAAEGLPTLEGLKLLWERASKEEKKNFLRWAFQ from the coding sequence GTGGCGGGCTGTAGCAGCTCGTCACTCAGGAGTATCCAGACCTGGGATGGCCCTTCCGCCCAGGCCGGGCAGGTGGCGATTCTGGAAAAGCCCGAATCGATCAAGATCCTTTCCGTCAATGGCCGGGAGGTGAACAGCTACCTCATGGACGATATCGAGCTTCGCTATGAGCTGCTGCCGGGGCAGAACACGGTGGCGTTTACCTACAAGACGGTGTGGGCGAATCAGAAGTCCTCGCAGGACGAGGGCTCCAAGGTCAATGTGATCGAGACTGATCCCCTGCAGGTGGTGATCAATGCCCAGGCCGGACGCACTTACCAGTTTGTGGTGCCCAAGGCCTCTTCCCAGCGTGAAGCCGAGCGGATGGCCCAGAACATGCAGATTCGTGTGGTGGACGAGCAGAACCGTCAGGTGGCCGTGTCCGGCGACTACGTTGCGCCCAAGCCGCAGCTGCCCCAGTTACCGCAGGCGCCGGCATCGAATACCGCGCAGACGGTTGCGCCTGCAGCAACGGCCGGAGCCGCTGTGGGGGCGGCAGCCGCCTCTTCGTCCGGTTCCGCGCCGGCGGTGCCGTCGGCCGCCGAGGGACTGCCCACGCTTGAGGGTCTCAAGCTGCTGTGGGAACGTGCCTCGAAGGAAGAGAAGAAGAATTTCCTGCGCTGGGCGTTCCAGTAA
- a CDS encoding DUF6316 family protein gives MDTSNRQGEQGPVPFRSSRFFCVSGEWYFTTREGFDSGPFATRNRAETGLKRFLHVVRLLPAPERLY, from the coding sequence ATGGACACCAGCAATCGCCAGGGAGAACAGGGCCCGGTGCCGTTCCGCAGCAGCCGCTTCTTCTGCGTCAGCGGCGAGTGGTACTTTACCACGCGCGAAGGCTTCGACAGCGGCCCCTTCGCCACCCGCAATCGCGCCGAAACCGGTCTCAAACGCTTCCTTCACGTGGTGCGCCTGCTGCCGGCCCCGGAACGCCTGTACTAG
- a CDS encoding phosphatidylglycerophosphatase A family protein: MTDPSLEQEPEQIEPLLPPHFLKDPVHLLAFGFGSGAINRAPGTWGSLAAIPLYFILFWLPPVAYWGVVLAAFLVGIWLCGKTARDLKVHDHGGIVWDEFVGMWIVLGLHPQTLEGVLLAFVAFRFFDVLKPWPINWIDDRTPGGLGIMIDDVIAGFMAMALVYALDKTLIPFAL, encoded by the coding sequence ATGACTGATCCCTCCCTCGAGCAGGAACCGGAACAGATTGAACCGCTGCTGCCGCCGCACTTCCTCAAGGATCCGGTGCACCTGCTGGCCTTCGGCTTCGGCAGCGGAGCCATCAACCGCGCGCCCGGCACCTGGGGTAGCCTTGCCGCCATTCCGCTGTATTTCATCCTGTTCTGGTTGCCACCGGTGGCCTACTGGGGCGTGGTGCTGGCCGCCTTCCTGGTGGGGATCTGGCTGTGTGGCAAGACCGCCCGGGACCTGAAGGTGCACGACCACGGCGGGATCGTCTGGGACGAGTTCGTGGGCATGTGGATCGTGCTGGGTCTGCATCCACAGACCCTGGAAGGGGTCTTGCTGGCGTTCGTCGCCTTCCGTTTCTTCGATGTGCTCAAACCCTGGCCGATCAATTGGATCGATGATCGCACGCCTGGCGGTCTGGGGATCATGATCGACGACGTCATCGCCGGCTTCATGGCCATGGCGCTGGTCTACGCGCTGGATAAGACGCTGATCCCGTTCGCCCTGTAA
- the thiL gene encoding thiamine-phosphate kinase, with the protein MGEFELIRQIFEPVARSVTHPDLRLGIGDDCAIQQIGPGRELVFSVDTLVEGVHFPADYDPRHLATRALGVAVSDLAAMGADPVCYTLALTLPEARRHWLEAFAESLASASDDFRIALAGGDTTRGPLTLTLQVHGTVPAGQALRRSGAAPGDLIVVSGSLGDAAGALACLEQPSPTLAQEHLLARYHRPLPRLALGTALRGLATSAIDVSDGLLADVAHLAQASGCRADLDAASIPLSWSLREVCGEQALSHALSGGDDYELCFTLPPRHWQSLQAAVDVPLARVGEMVAGQGVQVHNDGTSIASGIGGYDHFGAQGD; encoded by the coding sequence ATGGGCGAATTCGAACTGATCCGACAGATTTTCGAACCCGTTGCCCGATCGGTCACGCACCCCGACCTCCGGCTCGGCATCGGCGACGACTGTGCGATCCAGCAGATCGGCCCCGGTCGCGAGCTGGTTTTCTCCGTCGATACCCTGGTGGAGGGTGTCCACTTCCCCGCCGATTATGATCCCCGCCACCTGGCGACCCGGGCGCTGGGCGTGGCGGTCAGTGACCTGGCCGCCATGGGCGCCGATCCCGTCTGCTACACGCTGGCCCTGACTCTGCCGGAAGCCCGTCGACACTGGCTAGAGGCGTTTGCTGAAAGCCTTGCCAGCGCCAGCGACGATTTCCGGATTGCCCTGGCCGGTGGCGATACCACACGCGGGCCGCTGACGCTGACCCTGCAGGTTCACGGTACGGTGCCGGCGGGGCAGGCGCTGCGTCGCAGCGGTGCCGCGCCGGGTGACCTGATCGTTGTTTCCGGCAGCCTGGGCGACGCCGCCGGTGCGCTGGCGTGTCTGGAGCAGCCCTCGCCGACACTGGCCCAGGAGCACTTACTGGCACGCTACCATCGACCGTTGCCGCGTCTGGCCCTGGGCACGGCGCTGCGCGGGCTGGCCACATCGGCCATCGACGTGTCCGACGGCTTGCTGGCGGACGTGGCACACCTGGCCCAAGCCTCCGGCTGTCGCGCCGATCTCGACGCGGCCAGCATCCCGTTGTCTTGGTCATTGCGCGAGGTCTGCGGCGAACAGGCGCTGTCGCACGCGCTGTCCGGCGGCGACGACTACGAACTCTGTTTCACCCTGCCGCCGCGGCACTGGCAATCCCTGCAGGCAGCCGTTGACGTTCCCCTGGCCCGGGTCGGTGAGATGGTTGCGGGGCAGGGTGTCCAGGTCCACAACGACGGTACGTCGATTGCCAGCGGGATTGGCGGATACGACCATTTTGGAGCCCAGGGTGACTGA
- the nusB gene encoding transcription antitermination factor NusB yields the protein MSDQEGTPVEGAATPGAPKAGERRRARVLAMQALYHRHYSKSSISAIEAEFMVDNDMSKVDSAYFRDLLRGVHREQDDLDRTFEPYLDRPLGEVDPIELAIVRLGTYELKHRIDVPYRVVINEGIELAKRFGGTEGHKFVNSLLDKLSRRLRLAETRPR from the coding sequence ATGAGCGACCAAGAAGGTACTCCGGTCGAAGGTGCGGCCACTCCGGGAGCTCCCAAGGCCGGTGAACGTCGCCGCGCCCGCGTTCTGGCGATGCAGGCGCTCTACCACCGCCATTACTCCAAGAGCTCCATCAGTGCCATCGAAGCGGAGTTCATGGTGGACAACGACATGTCCAAAGTGGATTCCGCCTATTTCCGGGATCTGTTGCGCGGCGTCCACCGGGAGCAGGACGACCTGGACCGCACGTTCGAGCCCTACCTGGATCGTCCCCTGGGCGAAGTGGACCCGATCGAGCTGGCCATCGTGCGTCTGGGCACCTACGAGCTCAAGCATCGGATCGACGTGCCATACCGGGTGGTGATCAACGAAGGGATCGAGCTGGCCAAGCGTTTTGGCGGTACCGAGGGCCACAAGTTCGTCAACAGCCTTCTGGACAAACTCAGCCGGCGCCTGCGGCTCGCGGAAACCCGTCCGCGCTAG
- the ribH gene encoding 6,7-dimethyl-8-ribityllumazine synthase, giving the protein MSGIKTLEGDFTQCSGRYALVVGRFNAFVVESLVDGAIDTLRRYGIAEDDITVVRVPGAYEMPLAVKRVAETGEYDAIIALGAVIRGGTPHFDYVAGEASSGLGAVSLDTNVPVAFGVLTVDSIEQAIERSGTKAGNKGAEAAVTALEMVSLFKKIGE; this is encoded by the coding sequence ATGTCTGGAATCAAGACGCTGGAAGGGGATTTTACCCAGTGCAGTGGTCGCTATGCGCTTGTCGTCGGCCGGTTCAACGCTTTCGTCGTTGAGAGTCTGGTGGACGGGGCGATCGATACCCTGCGTCGTTACGGCATTGCCGAGGACGATATCACCGTCGTGCGTGTGCCCGGTGCCTACGAGATGCCGCTGGCCGTCAAGCGTGTCGCCGAGACCGGCGAATACGACGCCATCATTGCCCTGGGCGCGGTGATTCGCGGTGGTACGCCGCACTTTGACTATGTGGCCGGCGAAGCCTCCAGCGGTCTGGGCGCAGTGAGCCTGGACACCAATGTGCCCGTGGCCTTCGGTGTCCTGACCGTGGACTCCATCGAGCAGGCCATCGAGCGCTCCGGCACCAAGGCCGGCAACAAAGGCGCCGAGGCGGCCGTCACCGCGCTGGAGATGGTCAGCCTGTTCAAGAAGATAGGTGAATGA
- the ribBA gene encoding bifunctional 3,4-dihydroxy-2-butanone-4-phosphate synthase/GTP cyclohydrolase II — MALNTIEEIIEDIRQGKMVILMDDEDRENEGDIVMAAEFCTPEAINFMARYARGLICMPMTRQRCEQLQLPLMVRQNDSGFGTKFTVSIEAAEGVSTGISAADRARTVLAAVARDAQPTDIVQPGHIFPLMSDPGGVLSRAGHTEASCDLASLAGAEPAGVICEVMNDDGTMARREDLETFAAEHDLKIGTIADLIHYRTLHERTIECIEEHDLDTEYGVFRLRTYRDTIHGGTHLALTMGDVGQDDPVLVRVHITDTLRDLLGARRTGSHSWPLHRALEKVGSEGRGVVVILNSGEDSYNLDDRIHEFFDEGARPAAKGSSGVYFTVGTGSQILRDLGVGKMRLLSAPIKFSAISGFDLEVVEYLPFNP; from the coding sequence ATGGCACTGAACACGATCGAAGAAATCATCGAGGACATCCGTCAGGGCAAGATGGTGATCCTGATGGACGACGAGGATCGCGAGAACGAGGGCGACATCGTCATGGCAGCGGAGTTCTGCACGCCCGAGGCGATCAACTTCATGGCGCGTTACGCCCGCGGCCTGATCTGCATGCCGATGACACGCCAGCGCTGCGAGCAGTTGCAGCTGCCGTTGATGGTGCGCCAGAACGACTCTGGCTTCGGTACCAAGTTCACCGTCTCCATCGAGGCCGCCGAGGGTGTGTCCACCGGTATTTCCGCCGCCGACCGTGCACGTACGGTGCTCGCCGCGGTGGCTCGCGATGCCCAACCCACCGACATCGTCCAGCCGGGTCATATCTTCCCGCTGATGAGCGATCCCGGCGGGGTGCTCAGCCGGGCCGGGCACACCGAGGCGTCCTGCGACCTGGCGTCACTGGCCGGCGCCGAGCCGGCCGGTGTGATCTGTGAGGTGATGAACGACGACGGCACCATGGCCCGTCGTGAGGACCTCGAGACGTTCGCCGCCGAGCATGACCTCAAGATCGGCACCATCGCCGACCTGATCCACTACCGCACGCTGCATGAGCGCACCATCGAGTGCATCGAGGAGCATGATCTGGACACCGAATATGGCGTGTTCCGGCTGCGTACGTATCGCGACACCATCCACGGCGGCACTCATCTGGCGCTGACCATGGGTGACGTGGGTCAGGATGATCCGGTATTGGTGCGGGTGCATATTACCGATACCCTGCGTGACCTGCTGGGCGCCCGTCGCACGGGTTCTCACAGCTGGCCGCTGCATCGCGCCCTGGAAAAGGTGGGCAGCGAAGGGCGCGGTGTGGTCGTCATCCTGAACAGCGGCGAGGACAGCTACAATCTGGATGACCGGATCCACGAATTCTTCGACGAGGGCGCGCGGCCTGCCGCCAAGGGCAGTTCCGGTGTCTACTTCACGGTCGGTACCGGGTCCCAGATCCTGCGGGACCTGGGCGTGGGCAAGATGCGCCTGCTGAGCGCGCCGATCAAGTTCTCCGCCATTTCCGGTTTTGACCTGGAAGTGGTGGAGTATCTACCGTTTAACCCATAA